The DNA sequence TAAGCCTGGAATCAGCGCCAGTGATATTATCGAACAACCCACAAACAATCGTTCCAGCGGACTACGCCGACTCAAGGAACTGCTCAACCAGCACATTACCAGGGAGTCCCCATGAGTAATATTCTCAACGAACTCACATCAATTCTGGAGGAGCGGAAGAGCGCAGATCCACAAGAGTCCTATGTCTCCAGTCTCTACCACAAGGGAATTGACACAATCCTGAAGAAAGTTGGTGAAGAGGCTACAGAAACTGTCATTGCTGCAAAAGATGGGGATCATGCACAAATCGTCTATGAGATGGCAGATTTATGGTTTCACTGCCTGGTACTGCTCTCCCACCAAAACATATCACCTGACGAGGTTTTATCTGAACTGGAGCGGAGACTGGGTGTCTCTGGCCATGAGGAGAAGGCCTCCAGGGAGAGTGTATAGATGAGTGACGACTGTCTTTTTTGCAAAATGGTATCTGGTGAGGTGCCGGCGGACATTGTCTATGAGGATGATGAGATCATGGTATTCAGGGACATCTATCCGAAGGCTGATGTACATCTGTTGATGATCCCAAAGAGACATACCGAGAGCCTGGCTACACTTACAGCAGAAGATGATGCTCTGACATCAAAAATGGTTAGGCTATTACCGGAATTGGCACATACACAGGGGCTGGATGGAGGGTTTCGCACCATTATCAATACCGGTGCAGATGGAGGACAAGTGATCTTTCATCTTCATATCCACCTGCTGGGAGGTAAAAATCTCCCCGGCTTTGGCTAAAGCCATTATAATCTCAGGATTATCTACCAGATATTTCTTTAAATTTATTACAAGGGAGTAGTGACGATGGGCGTTGGAGGCATTGGAATTTGGCAGTTACTGATAGTACTGGTATTGGTTATCCTGATCTTTGGAACCAAGAAACTGAAAAATGTGGGCGGTGATCTTGGAGGAGCTATCAAGAGCTTCAAGAGCGCTGTCAAGGATGGAGACAAAACCGAAGAGCCTGCTGCAGAACCTGCGCAGTTGAATCAGGCTGAAGAGGATGTCATAGAAGGTCAGAAGGTCGAAGAGAAAGACAAGGTTTAACGTAGCAGCAGAGAGGAACCCCTCTCTTCTGACATCTCTCTATGTTTGATATTGGATTCTGGGAACTGACTATTATCGCTGTGGTCACCCTGCTTGTAGTAGGGCCAGA is a window from the Candidatus Thiopontia autotrophica genome containing:
- the tatA gene encoding Sec-independent protein translocase subunit TatA produces the protein MGVGGIGIWQLLIVLVLVILIFGTKKLKNVGGDLGGAIKSFKSAVKDGDKTEEPAAEPAQLNQAEEDVIEGQKVEEKDKV
- a CDS encoding phosphoribosyl-ATP diphosphatase; this encodes MSNILNELTSILEERKSADPQESYVSSLYHKGIDTILKKVGEEATETVIAAKDGDHAQIVYEMADLWFHCLVLLSHQNISPDEVLSELERRLGVSGHEEKASRESV
- a CDS encoding histidine triad nucleotide-binding protein, producing MSDDCLFCKMVSGEVPADIVYEDDEIMVFRDIYPKADVHLLMIPKRHTESLATLTAEDDALTSKMVRLLPELAHTQGLDGGFRTIINTGADGGQVIFHLHIHLLGGKNLPGFG